The Mycolicibacterium doricum genome includes a region encoding these proteins:
- a CDS encoding galactan 5-O-arabinofuranosyltransferase, translating to MVVAALIAAAVAVVSIAAIARVEWPAYNSSNQLHALTTVGQFGCLAGLFAAGWLHRRGRRLVAHAASTVFLSAFAVVTLAMPLGATKLYLFGISVDQQFRTEYLTRFADTAALHDMTYYGLPPFYPPGWFWLGGRLAALTGTPAWEMFKPWAIISIAVAVVLAFVLWAAMIRFRYALIVTTATTAVMLAYSPAEPYAATIAVLLPPVFVLGWSGLQATGRGWAAIVGVGLFLGVAALFYTLLLAYAAFTLVIMAVTVAGARRRVEPLLRLLVIALISGAIALIGWAPYLLAALRGTPADTGTAQHYLPSDGAQLSFPMLSFTLLGALCLVGTIWLVVRARTSTRAGDERSREEQMARDERSREEQMAGALAIAVLAVYAWSLLSMLTTLVGTTLLSFRLQPTLVILLSAAGVFGFVEAARGLADSFSSRRLLAVAGAIGAIGALTFSQDIPDVLRPDIAVAYTDTDGYGQRADRRPPGAERYYREVDAAILEATGRPRNETIVLTADYSFLSYYPYYGFQGLTSHYANPLAQFDQRAEAIEGWQTLGDADQFVAALDELPWDPPTVFLMRRGSEDSYTLRLASDVYPNQPNVRRYQVKLDAALFDDPRFEISDIGPFVLAIRVDG from the coding sequence ATGGTGGTGGCGGCGCTGATCGCCGCCGCCGTCGCGGTCGTCTCGATCGCGGCGATTGCGCGGGTCGAGTGGCCGGCGTACAACTCGTCGAATCAACTGCACGCGCTGACCACTGTCGGTCAGTTCGGCTGTCTGGCAGGCCTGTTCGCGGCGGGCTGGCTCCACCGGCGCGGCAGGCGGCTGGTGGCGCATGCGGCGTCGACGGTGTTCCTGTCCGCGTTCGCCGTCGTCACGCTGGCGATGCCGCTGGGCGCCACCAAGCTCTACCTGTTCGGCATCTCGGTGGACCAGCAGTTCCGCACCGAGTACCTGACCCGCTTCGCCGACACCGCGGCGCTGCACGACATGACCTACTACGGGCTGCCGCCGTTCTACCCGCCTGGTTGGTTCTGGCTCGGCGGCCGGCTCGCCGCGCTGACCGGCACCCCGGCCTGGGAGATGTTCAAACCCTGGGCGATCATCTCGATCGCCGTCGCAGTCGTCCTCGCATTCGTGTTGTGGGCGGCGATGATCCGGTTCCGGTACGCGCTGATCGTCACCACCGCCACCACCGCGGTGATGCTGGCCTACTCACCGGCCGAACCGTACGCCGCGACCATCGCGGTGCTGCTGCCGCCGGTGTTCGTGCTGGGCTGGTCGGGGCTGCAGGCCACTGGCCGGGGGTGGGCCGCGATCGTCGGAGTGGGGCTGTTTCTCGGCGTGGCCGCACTGTTCTACACGCTGCTGCTGGCGTATGCGGCGTTCACGCTGGTGATCATGGCGGTCACCGTCGCCGGCGCCCGCAGGCGTGTCGAACCGCTGCTGCGCCTGCTCGTCATCGCGTTGATCTCCGGCGCCATCGCGCTGATCGGGTGGGCGCCGTACCTGCTGGCGGCGCTGCGCGGCACCCCCGCCGACACCGGCACCGCCCAGCACTACCTGCCCTCCGACGGTGCGCAACTGTCCTTCCCGATGCTGAGCTTCACGCTGCTCGGCGCGCTCTGCCTGGTCGGCACCATCTGGCTGGTGGTGCGGGCCCGCACCTCCACCCGCGCCGGCGATGAGCGCTCGCGCGAAGAGCAGATGGCCCGCGATGAGCGCTCGCGCGAAGAGCAGATGGCCGGCGCGCTGGCTATCGCCGTGCTTGCGGTCTACGCCTGGTCGCTGCTGTCGATGCTCACCACACTGGTCGGCACCACACTGCTGTCGTTCCGGCTGCAGCCGACACTGGTGATCCTGCTGTCCGCCGCCGGCGTGTTCGGCTTCGTCGAGGCGGCCCGCGGGCTGGCCGACAGTTTCTCCAGCCGGCGGCTGCTGGCCGTCGCCGGCGCGATCGGCGCGATCGGCGCGCTGACGTTCAGCCAGGACATCCCCGACGTGTTGCGGCCCGACATCGCCGTCGCCTACACCGACACCGACGGTTACGGACAGCGCGCCGACCGCAGACCGCCGGGCGCCGAACGGTACTACCGCGAGGTGGACGCGGCGATCCTGGAGGCCACCGGCCGGCCCCGCAACGAGACAATCGTGCTGACCGCGGACTACAGCTTCCTGTCGTACTACCCCTACTACGGATTCCAGGGCCTGACGTCGCACTACGCCAACCCGCTGGCCCAGTTCGACCAGCGCGCCGAGGCCATCGAGGGGTGGCAGACCCTCGGGGACGCCGACCAGTTCGTCGCCGCCCTCGACGAGCTCCCGTGGGATCCGCCCACCGTGTTCCTGATGCGCCGCGGGTCCGAAGACTCCTACACCCTGAGGTTGGCCTCCGACGTCTACCCCAACCAGCCCAACGTCCGGCGGTACCAGGTGAAGCTCGACGCGGCGCTGTTCGACGACCCGCGCTTCGAGATCTCCGACATCGGTCCGTTCGTGCTGGCCATCCGAGTCGATGGCTGA
- a CDS encoding GtrA family protein — translation MSPQLPLTTQVWRFLVTGGLSAIVDFGLYVLLYRVLGMQPDLAKTLGWITGTTTAYLLNRRWTFQAPPSQARLIAVWALYITTFVIQVGLNHLFLRVFDYSAIGVVIAFVIAQGTATVINFTIQRAVIFKLA, via the coding sequence ATGTCACCCCAGCTGCCGCTTACCACGCAGGTGTGGCGGTTCCTCGTCACCGGCGGTCTGTCCGCGATCGTCGACTTCGGCCTCTACGTGCTGCTCTACCGCGTGCTGGGGATGCAGCCCGACCTCGCCAAGACCCTCGGCTGGATCACAGGCACGACGACGGCGTACCTGCTCAACCGGCGCTGGACATTCCAAGCGCCGCCCAGCCAGGCCCGCCTGATCGCCGTGTGGGCGTTGTACATCACCACGTTCGTGATCCAGGTCGGCCTCAACCACTTGTTCCTACGGGTGTTCGACTACTCGGCGATCGGTGTGGTCATCGCATTCGTCATCGCGCAGGGCACCGCGACCGTCATCAACTTCACCATCCAGCGGGCGGTGATTTTCAAGCTGGCTTGA
- the glfT1 gene encoding galactofuranosyltransferase GlfT1 — protein sequence MTSRIYAVVVTHRRPESLAQSLDALCAQSRRPDGLIVVDNDDDSRVRHLVAAQPIPSTYLGSRRNLGGAGGFALGMLHALAEGADWLWLADDDGQPLGHSVLGTLLNCAERHGLAEVSPMVCDIADPTRLAFPLRRGLVWRRRVSELGDGDLLPGIASLFNGALFRASTIEAVGVPDLRLFVRGDEVELHRRLVRSGLPFGTCLDATYVHPCGTDEFKPILGGRMHTQYPDDATKRFFTYRNRGYLLSQPGLRKLLPQEWVRFGWYFLVSRRDPAGLREWIRLRRLGREERFGRPGT from the coding sequence ATGACGTCGAGGATCTACGCCGTCGTCGTGACCCACCGGCGTCCGGAGTCGCTGGCGCAATCACTCGACGCGCTGTGCGCGCAGTCGCGACGGCCCGACGGATTGATCGTGGTGGACAACGACGACGACTCGCGCGTCCGCCACCTCGTGGCGGCACAGCCGATCCCGTCGACGTATCTGGGATCGCGCAGGAACCTCGGCGGCGCAGGAGGATTCGCGCTCGGCATGCTGCATGCCCTGGCGGAGGGCGCGGACTGGCTGTGGCTGGCTGACGACGACGGACAGCCGCTGGGCCACTCGGTGCTCGGCACGCTGCTGAACTGTGCTGAGCGCCACGGTCTGGCTGAGGTGTCGCCGATGGTCTGCGACATCGCCGACCCCACCCGACTGGCATTCCCGCTGCGCCGGGGGCTGGTGTGGCGGCGACGCGTCTCCGAACTCGGCGACGGGGACCTGCTACCGGGGATCGCCTCGCTGTTCAACGGTGCACTGTTCCGCGCCTCGACGATCGAGGCGGTCGGCGTGCCCGACCTGCGGCTGTTCGTGCGCGGCGACGAGGTGGAGCTGCACCGACGATTGGTGCGCTCGGGCCTGCCGTTCGGCACCTGCCTCGACGCCACCTACGTCCATCCTTGCGGCACTGACGAATTCAAGCCGATCCTGGGCGGACGCATGCACACGCAGTATCCCGACGATGCGACCAAACGTTTCTTCACCTACCGCAACCGCGGATACCTGTTGTCTCAGCCGGGACTTCGCAAGCTGCTGCCACAGGAGTGGGTGCGGTTCGGCTGGTACTTCCTGGTGTCGCGGCGGGATCCCGCCGGGCTGCGGGAGTGGATCCGGTTGCGCCGTCTTGGTCGCGAGGAGAGGTTCGGGAGGCCGGGCACATGA
- the wzt gene encoding galactan export ABC transporter ATP-binding subunit Wzt/RfbE encodes MAAPRIETRDAWVEFPIFDAKTRSLKKAFLGKAGGAIGRNASNVVVIEALREITMSLELGDRVGLVGHNGAGKSTLLRLLSGIYEPTRGSATVTGRVAPVFDLGVGMDPEISGYENIVIRGLFLGQSRKQMLAKIDEIAEFTELGDYLSMPLRTYSTGMRVRLAMGVVTSIDPEILLLDEGIGAVDADFLKKAQSRLQSLVERSGILVFASHSNEFLARLCKTAMWIDHGTVKMTGGIEDVVRAYEGEDAARHVREVLDEHRGDWSPDERSREENPATDERSREENPAPDGSDQLSR; translated from the coding sequence GTGGCGGCTCCCCGTATCGAGACCCGTGACGCGTGGGTCGAGTTCCCGATCTTCGATGCCAAGACCCGGTCCCTGAAGAAGGCTTTCCTCGGCAAGGCCGGCGGCGCCATCGGCCGCAACGCGTCGAACGTCGTGGTCATCGAGGCCCTGCGCGAGATCACCATGTCGCTGGAACTCGGCGACCGGGTCGGCCTGGTAGGCCACAACGGCGCGGGCAAGTCGACGCTGCTGCGGTTGCTGTCCGGAATCTACGAGCCGACGCGGGGTTCGGCCACCGTGACCGGACGGGTGGCGCCGGTGTTCGACCTCGGCGTCGGGATGGACCCGGAGATCTCGGGCTACGAGAACATCGTCATCCGCGGTCTGTTCCTCGGGCAGAGTCGCAAACAGATGCTGGCCAAGATCGACGAGATCGCCGAGTTCACCGAGCTCGGTGACTACCTGTCGATGCCGCTGCGCACGTATTCCACCGGTATGCGGGTGCGGTTGGCGATGGGCGTGGTCACCAGTATCGATCCGGAGATCCTGCTGCTCGACGAGGGCATCGGCGCGGTGGACGCCGACTTCCTGAAGAAGGCCCAGTCCCGACTGCAGAGCCTGGTCGAGCGCTCCGGGATCCTGGTGTTCGCCAGCCACTCCAACGAGTTCCTCGCACGGCTGTGCAAGACCGCGATGTGGATCGACCACGGCACCGTGAAGATGACCGGCGGCATCGAGGACGTCGTGCGGGCGTACGAGGGTGAGGACGCCGCGCGGCACGTGCGCGAAGTGCTCGACGAACACCGCGGCGACTGGTCGCCCGACGAGCGCTCGCGCGAGGAGAATCCAGCCACCGACGAGCGCTCGCGCGAGGAGAATCCAGCGCCCGACGGGTCGGATCAGCTTTCGCGATGA
- a CDS encoding decaprenylphospho-beta-D-erythro-pentofuranosid-2-ulose 2-reductase — protein MVLDAVGNPQTILLLGGTSEIGLAICERYLRNAPARIVLAALPDDPGRDAAVAQMRSAGAKSVEVINFDAVDTASHPDVIDKASAGGSRDIDVAIVAFGLLGDAEELWQDQRKAVQIAEVNYTAAVSVGVLLGEQMRNQGFGQIIAMSSAAGERVRRSNFVYGSTKAGLDGFYLGLGEALREYGVRVLVIRPGQVRTRMSAHVKEAPLTVDKEYVAELAVTASAKGKDLVWAPGAFRYVMMVLRHIPRPIFRKLPI, from the coding sequence ATGGTTCTTGACGCCGTGGGTAACCCCCAGACCATCCTGCTGCTCGGCGGGACCTCCGAGATCGGATTGGCGATCTGCGAGCGCTACCTGCGCAACGCACCCGCCCGCATCGTCCTCGCCGCGCTGCCCGACGACCCCGGCCGCGACGCTGCCGTCGCCCAAATGCGCAGTGCCGGCGCGAAGTCTGTCGAGGTGATCAACTTCGACGCGGTGGACACCGCCAGCCACCCCGACGTGATAGACAAGGCGTCGGCCGGCGGGTCCCGCGACATCGACGTGGCCATCGTCGCGTTCGGTCTGCTCGGCGACGCCGAGGAGCTGTGGCAGGACCAGCGCAAGGCCGTGCAGATCGCCGAGGTCAACTACACCGCAGCGGTTTCGGTGGGAGTGCTGCTCGGCGAGCAGATGCGCAACCAGGGGTTCGGCCAGATCATCGCGATGAGTTCGGCGGCCGGTGAACGTGTACGGCGGTCGAACTTCGTCTACGGCTCCACCAAGGCCGGACTCGACGGGTTCTACCTCGGCCTCGGAGAAGCGCTGCGGGAGTATGGTGTTCGCGTCCTCGTCATCCGCCCCGGCCAGGTGCGCACCCGGATGAGCGCCCACGTCAAGGAAGCGCCGCTGACCGTCGACAAGGAGTACGTCGCCGAACTGGCGGTCACCGCGTCGGCGAAGGGCAAGGACCTGGTCTGGGCGCCCGGCGCCTTCCGCTACGTGATGATGGTGCTGCGCCACATCCCGCGGCCCATCTTCCGCAAGCTGCCCATCTAA
- a CDS encoding FAD-binding oxidoreductase, which yields MSETTTRRLTGWARTAPTVAEVLSTPDPEAIAKAVAHVADDPQRGVIARGLGRSYGDNAQNGGGLVIDMTALNRIHSIDVDGALVDVDAGVSLDQLMKAALPVGLWVPVLPGTRQVTVGGAIACDIHGKNHHSAGSFGNHVRSMDLLTADGTVRTLKPRGKEADLFWATIGGNGLTGIILRATIAMTPTETAYFIADGDVTADLDETIAIHSDGSEAHYTYSSAWFDAISPPPKLGRAAISRGSLATLDQLPKKLRRNPLKFDAPQLLTFPDVFPNGLANKWTFGPIGELWYRKSGTYRGKIQNLTQFYHPLDMFGEWNRAYGSNGFLQYQFVVPTEAVDEFKAILVDIQRSGHYSFLNVFKLFGPGNKAPLSFPIRGWNVCVDFPIKPGLGEFVSGLDHRVLQFGGRLYTAKDSRTTAETFHAMYPRIDEWIAVRRRVDPDGVFASDMARRLELL from the coding sequence ATGTCCGAGACCACGACCCGGCGGCTCACCGGTTGGGCCCGCACCGCGCCCACCGTTGCCGAGGTGCTGTCGACACCCGACCCCGAGGCGATCGCCAAGGCGGTCGCCCACGTCGCCGACGACCCCCAGCGCGGCGTCATCGCCCGCGGGCTGGGCCGCTCCTACGGCGACAACGCACAGAACGGCGGCGGCCTGGTCATCGACATGACCGCGCTCAACCGCATCCACAGCATCGACGTGGACGGCGCGCTCGTCGACGTCGACGCCGGCGTGAGCCTCGACCAGCTGATGAAGGCAGCGCTGCCGGTCGGGCTGTGGGTCCCGGTGCTGCCGGGCACCCGGCAGGTCACCGTCGGCGGCGCGATCGCCTGCGACATCCACGGCAAGAACCATCACAGCGCGGGCAGCTTCGGCAACCACGTCCGCTCGATGGACCTGCTCACCGCCGACGGCACCGTGCGCACGCTCAAACCGCGCGGTAAGGAAGCCGACCTGTTCTGGGCGACCATCGGCGGCAACGGGCTGACCGGGATCATCCTGCGCGCGACGATCGCGATGACACCGACGGAAACCGCGTACTTCATCGCCGACGGCGACGTCACCGCCGACCTCGACGAGACCATCGCGATCCACAGCGACGGCAGCGAGGCGCACTACACCTACTCCAGCGCGTGGTTCGACGCGATCAGTCCGCCGCCGAAGCTGGGCCGCGCCGCCATCTCCCGCGGATCGCTGGCCACCTTGGACCAGCTGCCCAAGAAGTTGCGCCGCAATCCGCTGAAATTCGATGCCCCGCAACTGCTCACGTTCCCCGACGTGTTCCCCAACGGGCTGGCCAACAAATGGACGTTCGGGCCGATCGGCGAACTGTGGTACCGCAAGTCGGGCACCTACCGCGGCAAGATCCAGAACCTGACGCAGTTCTACCACCCGCTCGACATGTTCGGGGAGTGGAACCGCGCCTACGGCAGCAACGGATTCCTCCAGTACCAGTTCGTGGTCCCGACCGAGGCGGTCGACGAGTTCAAAGCCATCCTCGTCGACATCCAACGCTCGGGACACTACTCGTTCCTCAACGTGTTCAAGCTGTTCGGCCCGGGAAACAAAGCGCCGCTGAGCTTTCCGATCCGCGGCTGGAACGTGTGCGTCGACTTCCCGATCAAACCCGGGTTGGGTGAGTTCGTCAGCGGACTCGACCACCGGGTGCTGCAGTTCGGCGGCCGCCTCTACACCGCCAAGGATTCGCGCACCACCGCCGAAACCTTCCACGCCATGTACCCGCGCATCGACGAGTGGATCGCCGTGCGCCGCCGCGTCGACCCCGACGGGGTATTCGCCTCGGACATGGCTCGACGTTTGGAGCTGCTCTAG
- a CDS encoding phosphotransferase family protein, translated as MQTPSGAEITFDGDVVVKLHRAGTDPRALRTRLRVADALPDILLAPSTVAPERVGERWRSRWPCVQTIAPQPAQLPWADAGGVLARLHAQPVTARLLHGWPARLRRVVEHARRTEVTQSVRRALTELPPAVWRAGSPDRPRTFVHGDFHLGQLGRRGPGRPWLLIDVDDLGVGDPAWDLARPAGFWAAGHLPDEDWSTFLEAYRQGGGAALADAPADPWPVLDPFARAAVVAAAVHHPEDELLAAACARMV; from the coding sequence GTGCAGACCCCGTCCGGTGCGGAGATCACCTTCGACGGTGACGTCGTCGTCAAACTGCACCGGGCGGGGACCGATCCGCGGGCTCTGCGCACGCGGCTGAGGGTGGCCGACGCGTTGCCCGACATCCTGCTGGCGCCGTCGACGGTGGCGCCCGAGCGGGTCGGCGAGCGCTGGCGGAGTCGGTGGCCATGTGTGCAAACCATTGCGCCACAACCGGCTCAACTGCCGTGGGCGGATGCCGGGGGGGTGTTGGCGCGGCTGCACGCCCAGCCGGTCACGGCGCGGCTTTTGCACGGGTGGCCGGCCCGGTTGCGGCGCGTCGTCGAACATGCGCGGCGCACCGAGGTGACCCAATCGGTGCGCCGGGCACTCACGGAACTCCCGCCGGCGGTGTGGCGGGCGGGATCGCCGGACCGTCCGCGCACCTTTGTCCACGGCGACTTCCACCTGGGCCAACTCGGCCGGCGCGGGCCCGGCCGGCCGTGGCTGCTCATCGACGTCGACGATCTCGGGGTGGGCGACCCAGCCTGGGATCTGGCGCGGCCGGCGGGGTTCTGGGCGGCCGGACACCTCCCCGACGAGGACTGGAGCACGTTCCTGGAGGCGTACCGCCAGGGTGGGGGAGCCGCGCTGGCCGATGCACCGGCCGATCCGTGGCCGGTGCTCGACCCGTTCGCGAGGGCAGCGGTGGTCGCGGCGGCAGTTCACCACCCGGAGGATGAACTGCTGGCCGCGGCGTGCGCCCGGATGGTCTAG
- the wzm gene encoding galactan export ABC transporter permease subunit Wzm/RfbD, producing the protein MSFDEASAQSKTFARAWRDLREGFGKRELWLHLGWQDIKQRYRRSVLGPFWITIATGATAVAMGLLYSKLFKLELSEHLPYVTMGLIVWNLINASILEGAEVFIANEGLIKQLPTPLSVHVYRLVWRQMILFAHNIIIFVVIAIIYPKPWNWADLAVIPALGLIMLNCVWVSLCFGILATRYRDIGPLLNSIVQLLFFMTPIIWNEATLQAQGAGQWAKIVELNPLLHYLDIVRAPLLGADQELRHWVVVLVLTVIGWTMAAFAMKQYRARVPYWV; encoded by the coding sequence ATGAGTTTCGATGAGGCGTCAGCGCAGTCGAAGACGTTTGCGCGGGCGTGGCGCGATCTCCGCGAGGGGTTCGGCAAGCGTGAGCTCTGGCTGCACCTCGGATGGCAGGACATCAAACAGCGTTACCGCCGTTCGGTACTCGGGCCCTTCTGGATCACCATCGCCACCGGTGCGACGGCTGTCGCAATGGGACTGTTGTATTCGAAGCTTTTCAAACTCGAGCTGTCCGAACACCTTCCGTACGTGACGATGGGCCTGATCGTCTGGAACCTGATCAACGCGTCGATCCTCGAAGGCGCCGAGGTGTTCATCGCGAACGAGGGACTGATCAAACAGCTGCCGACGCCGCTGTCGGTGCACGTGTACCGGTTGGTGTGGCGGCAGATGATCCTGTTCGCGCACAACATCATCATCTTCGTGGTCATCGCGATCATCTATCCGAAACCGTGGAATTGGGCGGATCTGGCGGTAATTCCGGCGCTGGGGCTGATCATGCTCAACTGCGTCTGGGTGTCGCTGTGTTTCGGCATCCTGGCGACTCGCTATCGGGATATCGGCCCGCTGCTCAACAGCATTGTGCAGCTGTTGTTCTTCATGACGCCGATCATCTGGAACGAGGCCACGCTGCAGGCGCAGGGCGCCGGGCAGTGGGCCAAGATCGTCGAACTCAACCCGCTGCTGCACTACCTCGACATCGTTCGCGCGCCCCTGCTCGGCGCGGACCAGGAGTTGCGGCACTGGGTGGTGGTGCTCGTGCTGACCGTCATCGGGTGGACGATGGCGGCGTTCGCGATGAAGCAGTACCGGGCCCGGGTGCCGTACTGGGTGTGA
- a CDS encoding TFIIB-type zinc ribbon-containing protein: protein MSIPPYQPPTSSSSPEPGNTLVCPKCKGVMRTYERNGIHLEQCDTCRGIFLDLGELEALTEMENRFMQAAPPPPPASYGAGYRSGYNYGPGWGSRGSKHYRKQGFGRLFFSS, encoded by the coding sequence ATGAGCATTCCGCCATACCAGCCGCCGACCTCCTCTTCCTCACCCGAACCGGGCAACACTCTGGTCTGCCCGAAGTGCAAGGGCGTCATGCGCACCTACGAGCGCAACGGAATCCACCTCGAGCAGTGCGACACCTGCCGCGGCATCTTCCTCGATCTGGGAGAACTCGAAGCGCTCACCGAGATGGAGAACCGGTTCATGCAGGCAGCCCCGCCACCTCCGCCGGCGAGCTACGGCGCCGGTTACCGATCGGGGTATAACTACGGCCCGGGTTGGGGCAGCCGCGGCAGCAAGCACTACCGCAAACAGGGATTCGGGCGGCTGTTCTTCTCCAGCTAG